DNA from Mycobacterium sp. SMC-8:
CCGTCCACCTCGCGCGCGATCGGCATCGCGATGCCGAACTTGTCGGCGAACTCCATGATCACGCTGGCGGCCTTCACGCCCTCGGCGACCTGGTTCATCGCCGCGATGATCTCCTCGACGGACTTGCCCTGCCCGAGCTGCTCGCCGACGTGCCGGTTGCGGCTGCGCTGCGACGTGCACGTCACGATGAGGTCGCCCATGCCGGCCAGGCCGGCGAACGTGTCGCGGTTACCGCCGACCGCGACCCCGAGCTTGGACATCTCGGCCACCGCTCGAGCCATCACCATCGCCCGGGTGTTCTCGCCGATCCCGAGGGAGTAGCCCATGCCGACCGCGATCGCGTAGACGTTCTTGAGCGCCCCGGCCATCTCGACCCCGACCACGTCGTCGGTGGTGTAGGTCCGGAACCGCTTGGTGCGGAACAACTGTGCGAGGTTGGCGGCCAGATGCTGGTCGGGCATCGCGAGCACCGCGGCCGCGGCGTAGCCCTCGGCGACCTCGCGGGCGATGTTGGGACCGGCCAGGATTCCGGCCGGATGCCCGGGCAGGACCTCGTCGACGATCTGGCTCATCCGGTAGTTGGTGCCCTGCTCGAGGCCTTTGACCAGCGACACGACCGGCACCCATGGCCGCAGGTGCGCGGCCAGCTCGGTCAGCACCCCGCGGAACCCGTGCGACGGCACCCCCATGACGATCACGTCGGCGCACTCGGCGGCCTCGGTGAAGTCGGTGGTGGCGCGCAGCGTGTGCGCCAATTCCACTTCGTCGCCAAGGTATTTCGAGTTGCGGTGGTTCTCGTTGATGTCGGCCGCAGTCTCCTCCGAGCGCACCCATTGCAGTGTCGGCCCGCGCCGGGCGCAGATAGAGGCGACGGTGGTGCCCCACGAACCCCCTCCGAGAACGACGACTCTGGGCTCACGTTGCGCTGGTGCCATGGGACATCACATTAGGACGAGACCCCCGGTGCGAGGGCTGGTTTGGAATACGTGCACCAACCCCGCCCTCGCGGCGGCGATAATGGGACTCGACTGCTGAGGGGGTTGCTGGTGCCGTTCACGGTGTCGACGGTCGAGGGTTTCGATCCGCGGAGCCTGACGGGCGCGGCGGCCGATCTGGGCGCCAAGATCGGTGAGCTCGACGAGCTGATCGCGCAGCAGCGCCGGTCCGTGCAACGGCTGCGTGGTGCGTGGCGCGGCGCCTCTGGTGAGGTGACCGTCGATCAGGCCGAACAGAATCTGGCCGCGCAGGTGCGACTTCGAGAGCGGCTGGAGGCGGTGCGCCGCACACTGGATTCCGGTGGCGCGCAATTGGCTCAGGCGCGCGACGGGCTGACCGGGCTGGTGGAGGCGTTACGGGCGTCGGGGTGGACGGTGACCGACGCCGGTCACGCGATCGCCCCGCAGTTCCCGTCGCTGCTCCGCGGGTTCGAGCCGGGCTTCACCGCGCTGATCCGGCGGCTGTTGCAGTTGTTCGACCGGATCGATGCCGGCACCGCGGCCGGCCTGCGCGGCGTGCTGCGCTGAGTGGGTCGTCAGCGGTAGTTGACGAACTGCAGCGCGACGTCGAGGTCGGAGCCTTTGAGCAGCGCGATGACGGCCTGCAGGTCGTCCCGCTTCTTCGAGCTGACGCGGATCTCGTCGCCCTGGATCTGCGCCTTGACGCCCTTGGGGCCCTCGTCGCGGATGATCTTGGTGATCTTCTTGGCGTCCTCGCTGGAGATGCCCTGCTTGAGGGTGCCGCTGACCTTGTAGGTCTTGCCGCTGGGCTGCGGCTCGCCGGCATCGAAGGCCTTCATCGAGA
Protein-coding regions in this window:
- a CDS encoding NAD(P)H-dependent glycerol-3-phosphate dehydrogenase; this encodes MAPAQREPRVVVLGGGSWGTTVASICARRGPTLQWVRSEETAADINENHRNSKYLGDEVELAHTLRATTDFTEAAECADVIVMGVPSHGFRGVLTELAAHLRPWVPVVSLVKGLEQGTNYRMSQIVDEVLPGHPAGILAGPNIAREVAEGYAAAAVLAMPDQHLAANLAQLFRTKRFRTYTTDDVVGVEMAGALKNVYAIAVGMGYSLGIGENTRAMVMARAVAEMSKLGVAVGGNRDTFAGLAGMGDLIVTCTSQRSRNRHVGEQLGQGKSVEEIIAAMNQVAEGVKAASVIMEFADKFGIAMPIAREVDGVVNHGSTVEQAYRGLVAEKPGHEVHGTGF
- a CDS encoding WXG100 family type VII secretion target, producing MPFTVSTVEGFDPRSLTGAAADLGAKIGELDELIAQQRRSVQRLRGAWRGASGEVTVDQAEQNLAAQVRLRERLEAVRRTLDSGGAQLAQARDGLTGLVEALRASGWTVTDAGHAIAPQFPSLLRGFEPGFTALIRRLLQLFDRIDAGTAAGLRGVLR
- a CDS encoding YajQ family cyclic di-GMP-binding protein, whose product is MADSSFDVVSKVDRQEVDNALNQAAKELSTRFDFRGTDTSIAWKGEEAIEIVSSTEERVKAAVDVFKEKLVRRDISMKAFDAGEPQPSGKTYKVSGTLKQGISSEDAKKITKIIRDEGPKGVKAQIQGDEIRVSSKKRDDLQAVIALLKGSDLDVALQFVNYR